Within Telopea speciosissima isolate NSW1024214 ecotype Mountain lineage chromosome 8, Tspe_v1, whole genome shotgun sequence, the genomic segment TGAGACTGAAACGATCCATTCCCAATCCATTTATTATCTTTGCAGTCTGCAAAGAGTAGGCCAAGCAAGCATCCTATTCTAAGGCAAGAATTTAATTTCTCCTAATTCTAAGGCGCCAGCTGATCATGAGGGGATTTTTGTTTCCAATTTGGTAGCAGCTATTCAAGGGAGGGAGGATTCTTATAACGGTAAGACTCAAGGTGAGAATTTAATTTCTCCTCAATCTCCTAATTTGACGCAAAGTGGGaaagataaggatacatttttaAATGTTGGAGAAGACCATGTAGTTGATTCCATTAGGCCACCTTCTTCTCATTCTACCAATagtggaagaatggagaacTCGTCGGTTTTTTCAAAGGTGCCGGAATTTGCAGTTGGCGGAGGGCTTGAGAGGAGAGACGTTGGGGTTGGAGAGTCTAATTTGGGAAGGAATCCCGTTGAAGGGGATTTGGTTAATCAGTTCCAATCGGATGGAGGTTTTTTGGAAGGAGTTCGAGTGAATGCCGATTTGGACGCTGATTTAGTGGAGAAAGGCGTGGGGGTTACTACTTCTATTAACCCTCACATAAACGTTCCtttgttttcaaatttgaaCGCTAGAGAGGAATCTTCCGTTTTAAATATACCTAATGAGGTGGAATCAGTTCAAAGATTGGATTCTCATGGATCGGGTTGTGACCAATCTGATCAAGAGGAGGTGCAAGACGGGTGGACTCAGGGCGGGTGGACTCAGGTGTTGGGTCGGAAAAATCATGATGGACGTAGAAATACTTTTCGAGGTGGTCGTGTGGGTTTCCATATGGCAACTCTAGTTATTGACAGAACTTGAAGTCAAAGGAATGCAAATCTTGGTGTTAAGGCGGTGGATGCGACGGTAGAAAAACATCAAGTTGAAAAGGAGTTAGAAGTGAGGTTACAAAAAAATCCATCTCCTTTTTCGTCAGAAGAGGAAGCCATTTTGGCCCGTGTGGCTCTTAATCGGCCAGGTTTATCTGCTGAGATCCCCCAACGATCGAATAGGATAAGGACCCCCTCAGTGCATCTCACAGATCCTCCGTagccttttttattatttctcttgggTGACCGAGTGGCTTGTTACCCTCGCCAATAGTTTTTAGGATTGAGTCCCCTTGTTTagctttagctttctttgccTTTAGTCTGTCTTTAAGCTTGTTTGTCTCCTTTTTAATCTTTaataaatttttaattaaaaaaaaaagggagactAAGCTGAGACGCTTCAACTGCTGCTACCCATTCACAAGTCAAGTCAAGTCAAAACTGCAGCATGCGTTTGCGTTTGGTCTCCAAAATAACGTTTCTTATGTAGAGTATGTGGATTTCCAAAAAAATGCAGAGCAAGTCCCGGATTAAATCTGGGCTGGAATTGAATAAAGCCATGAGTGGATCTCCAATTCCTTTTTTGGATCGCAATGAACTTAACCAATGTTGGATTTTTTAATGCTTTTACTATTGAAGATTCACAATACGCTTTTGTTGGTTACGTATCTCCCTTGGAGACAATCCTTGGTTGTGTCCATTCATATCCTATATAAGATAATGAGGATTTGTCGTTTTTTAACATCTTTAGAAGCATTGAGTTAGTGAATATAACCTTTGGACTCCCTATGTAATCATATTTAGAACTGTAACTTATGTGGTTTGatagttgttttatcttggaggtatagaTACATGATCAATCACTCAACCTCGATTGCACTGCAAAatggggcatctaaaaaccttagGGCCCGTTTGTTTGCCGAATAAAAGTGGGATAGGCAAAAAGGAATTGGGAAAAGTGTACTATTTCCCCCACAAAATGCCAAGGATGTATGTGCTTTGATACATGAGATGGAAAACTTTCAACAAgctcattaaatgcatttatttttGTCTGATGAGGTGGCATCCCTTTTTTTCCCACCCCATTCACTTTCAGAGGAaaaatttctgctacaaggtatagcagcaaaatttcgttcaCTTTCAAAGTCTTACTAAAATTGGTTAAGACTTTGACATTATTCATAGAAAAATTACTtttgaatctatctctctcctctttttattttctttctttcctatgGATTGAAATCTCACCCCATGTCAATTTCCTCTCTCCCACTAAATCCCACCCCACTATAAAATGCATGTTccattatttcctttcctttcttttccttgtcaacccaacccacaaGGCCACAACATATGGGATCTACCTTCACAAGTTCCCCATCCCTTTTTATACGGCAAACAAATAGGGTCTTAAGGAAAATATCAtttgatgcgactcaactctacTATTTATTGTTCAAGTATCACAAGAAGACATTACTAATGTACTTCTTTCAACAAGGATATTTCAATACCATACCATGTGCCATACTAATCAGATAAGCCTTATCTTACTACTCgttatattatatttataatcATATACTTACTGTCCATCTTTTATATTTTAACAATTTACCCGTTATTATCTTCGGAAATATGAATTACCCTACATTCTAGCATGCTTGGCGTCTCCCATCaccctttccacctttccaCCTTGAGAGAATGGATCGATGAAGGGTTTTCTTACAATGAGTTGATGATGCGTTTGGGCTTTGGAAATCCCTCCCATTCGAACGTCTTGAAGACTCCTCTGACTCACATTAATGGCTAACAAAACAGCTCTTCTAGGCTTCCAGAGTTCCAGACTTCCAACAGCTTCAGCAATTACGGAAGACGACAATGAAGCTGCGACCACATGGGATTGGATTTTGGACCACACCCCATTGTGGGATAAACGAGGGAAGCATCAAAAAATTATTGGGGGAAAAAGGTGGTGGATTGGTGGGGAccaagaaaatataataaaatctTGTTCATTGTGGTCGAGGGCGAAGTTGCAGAGTTTGGAAAAGCTACCCAAATGTAACAAGAAAGATACTATTCATATTCACCACCACATGCTACATGATTAATATGAAAAGGATTCCTACATATCTGCCATAGAAATTCCTTTTCGttaacccaatttttttttttcctacataCACCACATGTCCCCTTTGGTGATCCATCTTGATCAAATAACTCATTATTATAGAATCTTTTTATTCTTTCCTAAAGGGAGTAGTCCCAATCGTTGAAATAGTTCAAGAGGAATTAACTATATCAACAAGTAGAGAAATCAGAAGTCTGAAATTTAACAAATAATTAAGTTATATTGTAAAAGATGTGTCTAATAAATTTGGGCACTTTTGAAAGCTACCATGTAACACTTATTGCCAATTAAAATGGAAGCATGGATTCCTTATGTGAATTTAAAAATTGAGAAGGGAAGACCTTAGGGAGTCTCTATCACCCATTAAGGGCATACCCAGAGCACGAGGTTCCCACCACTGTGGGTCTAggtagggtcataatgtacgcatcCTTAACCCTGCTTTCTGGCACCCATAGGTTTACTCGAAATAAAATCTCACCATCTAATTCCTCTTGGTGAAATTAGAAGATGAGAAGGGAAATATAGTATGGTGTTAAGGACATTGGAGACCTAGCAACGGTAAGGCTAAATGTTCTAGACAGAAGCTTGCCCTTCCATTCCCGTGCTAAGTCTGGGGACAGTATTGCTTCTGTATAGCAGTTTATTAGATTTTGTCCTATATTGGGTGGCCCATGTACCTTTGCTCAGTTGGGTAGATCTACACTACCACAAGGTGGACTAATCTGGCTATTCCTACTGTTAAAATACCTAAACTTGAGATGAGTGATGGAGGCAATTCTCCATGGAGGTGCTTCAATTGAGCCATTGAGAAGATTACGACATAATCAACAGGAGTGATTCTTTGGTTACCAGCAAACCATCTCGAGTTGTGAAAGATGGGTGAATCCCCTGGATGGGCTACATGCAAAATTTCTTCCAATCATTAAACCATCTAACCCACCATTAAAACCATAATCCTTTATTTTCCATCATCCAACCATTGACTTTTCAATCATTTTCCAAAAGATTTATTCAACCATGTCATCAATTGTGcttggactgaaacttgacgCATGAATACATGACCGTGTGGCTAACTCTTCAGAAAATTTCAGTGCCAACTGTTCATGGGGAAATAATTGAGGTGCCAATTTAATTGCCACAGTGCAAGAATACATCAATTCAGCCAAGGGCCAAGGTTGGCGATGTATATGATCAATGAAACTGAAATACTGAATATTTGCCGAACTCACCAGAGTCCCAATACTTTTGGGGGCTTGCAATTTCTTAAATGCATATAAAAAGTTCCAATAAAACAGACTAAATGCATATGTAgaaccccaacccccccccccccccatctggccccattaaaaaaaaagaagagaaaaaaactaGATTTAAGGTACAATAACAAACTAGGCTATAACAAGGTTAACTATCATCGTCACTTTCATCACTATATGAGACCAAGCCTCCAAGAGAATTCTCAGCAATGTCAGGTGATTTGTCAATATTACAGTTAGTTCCATTCACTTTGTCTGGTGGTTTCTCTGAACTTGCTGCATCTGTCTTTGCCTTCTTTGCCTGTGGCTTGACTGTAATAATCAACCCACCTAATGGTCGATTCCTGGGGTTCTGCTTTCCCAGTGGTTTCTGGTCCTGAAGCAGAAACAGATTGCCCGGTCAGATAAATTAAACTTGACACAGAGATCTCGCTGCCAGTAGTAAACTTTAAATTTATGCTCAGATTCCTAAGAGCAAAAAAAACCCCACAGGAATTTCTTGATTCCCATTGGATCAGGAACTTGTCAACACGATGTGAGTGCACTAGAATATCTCTGCagttcaaaacccaaaacaaacaaGTGCATGAATCTCTATTTGAAGTTGTGAGATGTAAaattagggattacctgaatgTTTCTTGGCTAATCACCAGAAGCCAAATCAAATCTGAGGACCTAAACTCTTAAACTGTAACTTCATCCATCCTAAACTAAAGGGAGTTTAAATTCAAAGGATCCAAAGGAAGCCAAGTCTAAAAAATGGGGCTACAGTACACAACTATCAGAGGAAAACAGATGGTCTTCTTAAATGGGACCTGCACTAATTATGCAGAAAATCTAACTTTCTAGCAAAAAATCAAACGACTCAATTAATACATGGTAATGACCATTTAGGAATATGCAACCTGTCCCACTATCCCACTGGTAGACCATAAATGGGTGCCTTATAAGACTATCAAATTTAATGCAGGCAAGATATACTGTCTCCATCAGGAACCCAAGAGAAAAATCAACAATTCCCTATAACTGCAGAAAGCCAGAAATGATGCACTTGGATGAGGCTGACTAGTCACACCAAGGAGAACTCGTGTCATTGTATTCCAGTGCTTTACCTGATTTTGACATAGTGATGCAGGTGCACATCAATGGTTGGACCATCTTGGCTTGGTCTGGAAACCCAGTGTAAAATGGGTTAGGTCCAAACCCAGTTTTATGGCTCAGTAGGGCTGTCTAGgatattttctatttaatggGATATTCGTAATTTGaagtttatttaattatttggtATTGGGTGTTAGCTACGTAGGGTTGAGAGTCCAAATTAGATTGAAACTCTATTTTTAGTCATAAGAGTTTTATTCAATTATAGGATTAGAGTctaggtgatgcagattcatcaccaaactgggcttgtttgcctaggaattagtctagggttgggttgtatacatgttgggcATCTGGTCCAtggggttttcaatgtaataggccactttatgggcctaaattatgggtaataaggttgcatacgggattagctagTTTGTTTCTTTACAAAGTTTAATTCTAAGTTGTTTTGGGTGAGTTCAATTGAACCGGTTatatttggttcaatttaagttgctGAATTAATTCTTTACTTAGAATATTTGGTCAtattcttttcttattcttcatTTTCGTTTCTTTACACAGTTATTCTGTAGGCATGCTCTGTTTTGCGCTGCAACTGGTTAGTGACAGATAGAGTTGATCTCTCTCAATATTGTTTTGTTCAGCCTCACTTTTTGGAATATCAATCGCTGGTCAAGGGTGATTCAAGCCCTTGGAGATTCACCTTCATTCGTAACTTCCTGATGAGACCCTCTTGACTGAGATCAAATCTGGCCTTGCTTTTACAGCCAGGTCTGATTTCAGAACTGAATACCCCCTTGTTTATTTGGTGATTCAACCTCCTATTGGGTGTGGGTGTGAAGTCCCTGAAATAAGAACTTATCCctgaaatttcagtccaatcAGATTTGCCTTAAGGAGTTCTATCAATCGAGATGGAGATGGTTAACGACTTACCGCTGGGCTGTGTTCTTCTCCCatcgtgaggttgaagacaacctcatattgggagtttgttttattatttcactttccaaaataaccttctttctctcctttattACCACCTAGCCTTTACCTTATATTTGCTTCCAAGTTTGTCCCAGGATAACAAATACTAATTCCTTTTATGTCTTTGACCCACTAGAAatttctggttatttaccaatCTGCAATTTCCTTTTAAAACTTGAGAGTTTTATTGATTGGGTGGGCCCATCAGCGAACCAAGCCGGGTTTTGGAACCTCGGATCTGCATCACATAGATGATTTTCATGGCAGACTAGATCAAATGCCGGAGCCCCTGTCCACTGCATCAGTCTCCCAAGCCACATGGGAAAAATGGCATTTATAGAAGCTGTTTTTGTGGTTACTTCACTGAGTCTTATATGTAACAGCCAAAAGGAAAAATTGGAACTCTATCCCTTAACAGGCTAAAGAAGCTCCAGTGTTGATAACAACAGGCAgaaatgattttaaaaaaaaattaataagaagaaataaaaacaggTACAAAAACAAACTGCCTAAATCTCTCAATCTTTCTTTAATAGGTTGTTCATTTTTGTGCCTAAATAGCATCTACACATGTAACAAAAGACACGCAAATCACAAGTTCGACTGACAGCTCACCTCAACTTTAGGTACAGATGGTGTCTCCTTAAGTTCATGTATGATTGAAGAATGAGCTGCTACTGCTGCCTGAAATGAAACAGAAACAGTAAGCAGATGAAATATTGTAAGCACCCAACAGTGACCAACTGACAATCGACAAAAGTTTAGATGCACATAAAAACTCAACCTGATAAGAAAACACGGAGAAACAAGTTCCTAATTCTGTTTCTGTTAAAGACTTCCTTCTACTCTTTTAGATCTTGATGTTCAACTATGATAAGTCAGAAAGTCTATAACCCTGTTCTCCTCTTTGCCGAGCAACAATAGACCACTTTCCATGGTGATTTGACTAGAATCTTCCATCCCAGTGACCATTCCAATTTCTCCAACACACCTATAATACTAGCTAATGATCAATCAACAGCagaattttatcaaaaaaatttagtcctcaccccccccccccctacaacACTACCCATCTTatctattttgggtgaataaataattcattaccaaaagtaGGAGGAGA encodes:
- the LOC122670341 gene encoding uncharacterized protein LOC122670341 isoform X3; its protein translation is MAEESAHPLRLVNFVSEEQLDQAKKTRGECADDGTAQRDKPLFESRRENERQLAEEEAQQLRSFQAAVAAHSSIIHELKETPSVPKVEDQKPLGKQNPRNRPLGGLIITVKPQAKKAKTDAASSEKPPDKVNGTNCNIDKSPDIAENSLGGLVSYSDESDDDS